A window of the Branchiostoma floridae strain S238N-H82 chromosome 12, Bfl_VNyyK, whole genome shotgun sequence genome harbors these coding sequences:
- the LOC118426857 gene encoding uncharacterized protein LOC118426857 has protein sequence MKPFHPLRRFDFVLGNEIAGLNNGLILSKKDAPFLKVWWENYKHFDDNKWNFHSVMEPFRLAFVHPNLIQMEFNTLSRPGWEDWWDMKAMWNEDHLYPWSHVYGVHFIYSYHGEEHNPEDIKHMRGTFGQMARWVYYGQVEFLD, from the exons ATGAAGCCTTTCCACCCTCTCAGGCGGTTCGACTTCGTCTTGGGCAATGAAATAGCTGGCCTGAACAATGGTCTTATCCTCTCCAAGAAAGATGCTCCATTCTTAAAG GTGTGGTGGGAGAACTACAAGCACTTTGACGACAATAAGTGGAACTTCCACTCTGTCATGGAGCCGTTTCGTCTGGCCTTTGTCCACCCAAACCTTATACAGATGGAGTTCAACACGCTCTCACGACCAGG CTGGGAAGACTGGTGGGATATGAAGGCCATGTGGAATGAGGATCACCTGTACCCATGGTCACATGTCTACGGAGTACACTTCATCTACAG TTACCATGGGGAGGAGCACAACCCAGAAGACATCAAGCACATGAGGGGGACCTTTGGGCAGATGGCACGATGGGTGTACTATGGTCAAGTGGAGTTCCTAGACTAA